The Lasioglossum baleicum unplaced genomic scaffold, iyLasBale1 scaffold1740, whole genome shotgun sequence genome includes the window TATACAATGCTTGGGGAGATGACTATGATGTAGTTATCGGGTGCATGCCACCCATTGTATCAATTTTTCTTAGTTTGTCGATGTATATCAACGgaatttttaatacaaaaaaggTATTTATTCCTGTTTCGGTCAAACCATAAATACTCGTAACGTAATCATTTAACTTTGATTCTATGCTGGTCGTTAGTAGGAAATTATTTTCTCAAGATGAAAGCTAGTTGTTTCTTGTTGTAATTAAAATTTACACGCGGTAATGAAAGCATGAAGGAACTCTCGAAAATACATTTACAAAGGAATTTTTATGATTTCCCAGAACGAATCTTTctcgttttattttttatcgAACAATCCTCTTTTTGCTCTTCTTATTGCAGATTAAGGATGTGcttttattcattaaaaatgACCATAACTATTATATGAATCGTCCAGAAAATATGATTCTTCGATATTATGACATGCAAggaagaaaaattatattttactatGCCTGTAAGTACATTAAGTTTGAAAGtaaaaagttttcaatttcgtaAGTTTTTAAGGATCAAGTGCCTATTTCTATTTTAGCATATGTTTATACAACATTATtggtttatttaatattaccaACGATTCCACTAGTAACTAATTTCATTATACCTTCAAATCATTCTCAAAAGAAAAGCTTTTTATACGAACTTGATTATGGTGTAGATAAACAaaagtatttttattatatatccaTACACTCATATGTGGGAACAGCTGTGGTTGCCAATTTAATTAGTTCTTGTGATACCACATACATGCTATATGCTCAACATGCCTATGCTTTGTTTGCAATTGTGAGGTAAATCCTACGTTTCTAATGATTTGATGATTTCTGcttgcaaaataattttcttccagCTATGAATTAAGAACCATGCATATTTTGGATACAAATAAACTGATAAATGTGAAGGATCATCGCTTGCTCGAAAACTACAAAAATATCGAATTATTACCGTCAGAACAGAAGAAAGTTTACAAAAAATTATTCATATGCATAAAAGAACATCAAAATGCAATAAAGTTCGTATTTTTAGTATATAATTATAtcgtttattttctttttgtgATAaagattaatatattttatttttcataggtACTCAAATCTTCTCGAATCATTGTTCTCTAAATCCATACTTGCTCAGTTGTTCTTCAATGTTCTTTGTTTTAGCATTACAGGAGTTGAAGTAAGTATTTGTacaactaaaattaaaaatattttatagatgcaataacataaatatttctTTACCCTTAGACTGTGATAAAAATA containing:
- the LOC143220932 gene encoding uncharacterized protein LOC143220932, giving the protein MYINGIFNTKKIKDVLLFIKNDHNYYMNRPENMILRYYDMQGRKIIFYYASYVYTTLLVYLILPTIPLVTNFIIPSNHSQKKSFLYELDYGVDKQKYFYYISIHSYVGTAVVANLISSCDTTYMLYAQHAYALFAIVSYELRTMHILDTNKLINVKDHRLLENYKNIELLPSEQKKVYKKLFICIKEHQNAIKYSNLLESLFSKSILAQLFFNVLCFSITGVETVIKIGNVGEMMRFGSFTFAQAVHIFFLCLPGQRLLNHSEEVHVAACEVMWYILPKKCHNLYKFLLARTLISSKITAFKLTVMTMETFLAVKTFYHNLL